The following proteins are encoded in a genomic region of Spirosoma sp. SC4-14:
- a CDS encoding SDR family oxidoreductase: MESKIPPQHQDVQPGIQAELTPQPKIIRYNYRGSNKLNGKVALITGGDSGIGQAVAVHFAREGANVAIVYTEREEVDAQKTKELVEAEGRQILLLSGDLKKPEFCEQVVAKTVETFGKLNIVVNNAGLQLQHKVFEEMQDEDLVSTFETNIYSFFRVTKAALPHLHEGDSIINTTSVTAYQGRADLPEYSSTKGAIMAFTRALSTNLARKKIRVNGVAPGPIWTPLNPASVSAKEVASFGKDVPMKRPGQPSEVAPAYVYLASDDASYVTGQVIHPNGGTIINA; the protein is encoded by the coding sequence GCCAGGCATTCAGGCCGAACTGACTCCGCAACCGAAAATAATCCGATACAACTATCGGGGCAGTAACAAACTGAACGGTAAAGTAGCGCTTATTACAGGGGGCGACAGTGGCATTGGGCAGGCCGTAGCTGTTCATTTTGCCCGCGAAGGGGCCAATGTGGCTATCGTGTATACCGAGCGCGAAGAAGTTGATGCTCAAAAAACAAAGGAGCTTGTAGAAGCCGAAGGCCGACAGATTCTGCTACTCTCCGGCGATCTGAAAAAACCGGAATTCTGCGAGCAGGTGGTCGCAAAAACGGTGGAGACGTTCGGGAAACTCAACATAGTAGTCAACAACGCCGGACTTCAGCTTCAGCATAAAGTTTTCGAAGAAATGCAGGACGAAGATCTGGTCAGTACCTTCGAGACAAACATCTATTCGTTCTTTCGGGTAACAAAAGCTGCTCTGCCACATCTGCACGAAGGCGACAGCATTATCAATACAACCTCGGTTACGGCCTATCAGGGACGTGCCGATTTGCCCGAATACTCGTCGACCAAAGGTGCTATTATGGCCTTCACGCGGGCTTTATCGACCAATCTGGCCAGAAAAAAAATCCGTGTTAATGGTGTAGCACCGGGACCCATCTGGACTCCGCTTAATCCGGCATCGGTTTCGGCCAAAGAAGTAGCCAGTTTTGGCAAGGATGTTCCCATGAAACGCCCCGGTCAACCCAGCGAAGTAGCCCCAGCTTACGTCTATCTGGCATCCGACGACGCTTCCTACGTAACAGGTCAGGTTATTCACCCCAATGGTGGCACAATCATAAACGCCTAG